A single genomic interval of Helianthus annuus cultivar XRQ/B chromosome 13, HanXRQr2.0-SUNRISE, whole genome shotgun sequence harbors:
- the LOC110903127 gene encoding 2S seed storage protein-like: MAKLALFALTFTALIAFSAVSAYRTTITTNTVQDNDIIAIWDSLDNPQEQCRSQVSIKQLNHCQMHLTQGIMNPRRPFQKEQQHLQQCCSQLKQVNPQCQCDAIQQVLTQARQQSGLQTVPQIESKAQRLTNDCGLEVQHCQLAVPMVEF, encoded by the coding sequence ATGGCCAAACTTGCACTTTTTGCCCTCACCTTCACGGCCCTCATAGCGTTTTCGGCCGTTTCGGCCTATagaaccaccatcaccaccaacacCGTGCAGGACAATGATATCATTGCGATTTGGGACAGCCTGGACAACCCTCAAGAGCAATGCCGCAGCCAGGTCTCGATCAAGCAGCTGAACCATTGCCAGATGCACCTCACTCAGGGGATCATGAACCCCCGGAGACCGTTTCAGAAAGAGCAGCAACACCTACAACAGTGTTGTAGCCAGCTAAAGCAAGTGAATCCTCAGTGCCAGTGCGATGCAATCCAGCAGGTGCTTACCCAAGCCCGGCAACAAAGTGGACTACAGACCGTTCCACAAATTGAAAGTAAGGCTCAGAGGCTCACCAACGACTGTGGACTCGAAGTCCAGCACTGCCAACTTGCAGTCCCAATGGTTGAGTTTTAA